A stretch of the Pogona vitticeps strain Pit_001003342236 chromosome 8, PviZW2.1, whole genome shotgun sequence genome encodes the following:
- the LOC144584167 gene encoding uncharacterized protein LOC144584167, with protein sequence MSSNHNPALVLLPDSNPPLVPFPDLDPALVPLPDSNPPLAPFPDLDPALVPLPDSNPPLVPFPDLDPALVPLPDSNPPLAPFPDLDPALVPLPDSNPPLVPFPEVDPALVPLPDSNPPLAPFPDVDPALVPLPDSNPPLAPFPDLDPALVPLPDSNPPLVPFPDLDPALVPLPDSNPPLVPFPDLDPALVPLPDSNPPLVPLPDLDPALVPLPDSNPPLVPLPDVDPALVPLPDSNPPLVPFPDLDPALVPLPDSNPPLVPFPDLDPALVPLPDSNPPLVPFPDLDPALVPLPDSNPPLVPFPDLDPALVPLPDSNPPLVPLPDVDPALVPLPDSNPPLVPLPDLDPALVPLPDSNPPLVPLPDLDPALVPLPDSNPPLVPFPDLDPALVPLPDSNPPLVPFPDLDPALVPLPDSNPPLVPFPDLDPALVPLPDSNPPLVPFPDLDPALVPLPDSNPPLVPLPDLDPALVPLPDSNPPLAPFPDLDPALVPLPDSNPPLVPFPDVDPALVPLPDSNPPLVPFPDLDPALVPLPDTNPPLAPFPDVDPALVPLPDSNPPLVPFPDVDPALVPLPDSNPPLVPFPDLDPALVPLPDSNRPLVPLPDLDPALVPLPDSNPPLVPFPDLDPALVPLPDSNPPLVPFPDLHPALVPLPDSNPPLVPFPDLHPALVPLPDSNPPLAPCSNPPPPLSLQPFPLFKLPIFQEEQHHPQLPGTLTRRYPLSCLPSHHLQPKILALQPLPPPPNPPGRLKKSSRSVFPPSLPFPSLSLTSCLLSGACIAGLAYYFWKK encoded by the exons atcctgctcttgtccttctccccgactcaaatcctccccttgtccctttccccgacctagatcctgctcttgtccctctccccgactcaaatcctcctcttgcCCCTTTCCCCGACCTAgatcctgctcttgtccctctccccgactcaaatcctcctcttgtccctttccccgacctagatcctgctcttgtccctctccccgactcaaatcctcctcttgcCCCTTTCCCCGACCTAgatcctgctcttgtccctctccccgactcaaaccctcctcttgtccctttccccgaagtagatcctgctcttgtccctctccccgactcaaatcctcctcttgcCCCTTTCCCCGACGTAgatcctgctcttgtccctctccccgactcaaatcctcctcttgcCCCTTTCCCCGACCTAgatcctgctcttgtccctctccccgactcaaatcctcctcttgtccctttccccgacctagatcctgctcttgtgcctctccccgactcaaatcctcctcttgtccctttccccgacctagatcctgctcttgtccctctccccgactcaaatcctcctcttgtccctctccccgacctagatcctgctcttgtccctctccccgactcaaatcctcctcttgtccctctccccgacgtagatcctgctcttgtccctctccccgactcaaatcctcctcttgtccctttccccgacctagatcctgctcttgtccctctccccgactcaaatcctcctcttgtccctttccccgacctagatcctgctcttgtccctctccccgactcaaatcctcctcttgtccctttccccgacctagatcctgctcttgtccctctccccgactcaaatcctcctcttgtccctttccccgacctagatcctgctcttgtccctctccccgactcaaatcctcctcttgtccctcTCCCTGACGTAGATCCTGCTCTTGTGCCTCTCCccgactcaaatcctcctcttgtccctctccccgacctagatcctgctcttgtccctctccccgactcaaatcctcctcttgtccctctccccgacctagatcctgctcttgtccctctccccgactcaaatcctcctcttgtccctttccccgacctagatcctgctcttgtccctctccccgactcaaatcctcctcttgtccctttccccgacctagatcctgctcttgtccctctccccgactcaaatcctcctcttgtccctttccccgacctagatcctgctcttgtccctctccccgactcaaatcctcctcttgtccctttccccgacctagatcctgctcttgtccctctccccgactcaaatcctcctcttgtccctctccccgacctagatcctgctcttgtccctctccccgactcaaatcctcctcttgcCCCTTTCCCCGACCTAgatcctgctcttgtccctctccccgactcaaatcctcctcttgtccctttccccgacgtagatcctgctcttgtccctctccccgactcaaatcctccccttgtccctttccccgacctagatcctgctcttgtccctctccccgacaCAAATCCTCCTCTTGCCCCTTTCCCCGACGTAgatcctgctcttgtccctctccccgactcaaatcctcctcttgtccctttccccgacgtagatcctgctcttgtccctctccccgactcaaatcctcctcttgtccctttccccgacctagatcctgctcttgtccctctccccgactcaaatcgtcctcttgtccctctccccgacctagatcctgctcttgtccctctccccgactcaaatcctcctcttgtccctttccctgacctagatcctgctcttgtccctctccccgactcaaatcctcctcttgtccctttccccGACCTACatcctgctcttgtccctctccccgactcaaatcctcctcttgtccctttccccGACCTACatcctgctcttgtccctctccccgactcaaatcctcctcttgcCCCTTGCTCCAACCCaccccctcctctttcccttcAGCCCTTCCCATTGTTCAAGCTTCCCATATTTCAAGAGGAACAACATCACCCACAACTCCCAG GAACCCTGACCCGAAGATATCCCCTCAGCTGCCTTCCATCCCATCACCTTCAGCCCAAGATCCTTGCCCTCCAGCCTCTTCCTCCGCCACCAAACCCACCTGGCCGACTGAAGAAATCTTCCCGTTccgtctttcctccctccctgcccttcccttccctctccctcacctCCTGCCTTCTTTCCGGTGCCTGCATTGCTGGATTGGCatattatttttggaaaaaatag